In one window of Corynebacterium mycetoides DNA:
- a CDS encoding IS3 family transposase (programmed frameshift), protein MARPSQYDAATQERAVRMYFERLEEGDISKAGARREIGELLGVKESTLRNWIRKQEKQAEAPEPGSLSYQQLQAAYDEQAKEVAKLRRANEILKTASGFFRPGGARPQTSVIVEFIRTYRHRFGVESICETLTAHGIAIAPSTFYDHQARGFGPSDAELDEAYAAHRIYRLWEANRKVYGRRKLWKSAIRDGMTVGRDQVERLMKITGIKGVSRGMHRKKTTVATPAHRRHPDLINRRWAYPSHPDQWWIADFTYVWTREGFCYVAFIVDAYSRMILGWVVTTVMDTRMVLMALEHALFSRRRTRMDFTATGIVHHSDAGAQYTSMAFTDALVEAGLQGSIGSAGDALDNAMMESTIGLYKTELIGFDPRRTWRDAQEVETETASWVYWYNHQRLHSSIGDVPPIEYEQDYEEFNTTRRAQ, encoded by the exons ATGGCACGACCCAGTCAGTACGACGCAGCCACGCAGGAGCGCGCGGTGCGCATGTACTTCGAGCGCCTCGAGGAAGGCGACATCTCCAAGGCGGGCGCCCGCCGGGAGATCGGTGAACTTCTCGGTGTGAAGGAATCCACCCTGCGCAACTGGATCCGCAAACAGGAAAAGCAGGCCGAAGCTCCTGAGCCCGGTTCCCTGTCCTACCAGCAACTCCAGGCCGCCTACGACGAGCAGGCCAAGGAAGTGGCCAAGCTGCGACGCGCCAATGAGATTTTGAAAACGGCGTCGG GCTTTTTTCGCCCAGGCGGAGCTCGACCGCAAACTTCGGTAATCGTGGAGTTCATCCGCACCTACCGCCACCGCTTCGGGGTCGAGTCAATCTGCGAAACCTTGACTGCCCATGGCATCGCGATTGCCCCAAGCACCTTTTACGACCATCAGGCCCGCGGCTTCGGCCCCTCGGACGCTGAACTCGACGAGGCCTACGCCGCCCACCGCATCTACCGGTTGTGGGAGGCCAACCGCAAGGTCTACGGCCGGCGCAAACTCTGGAAGTCCGCCATCCGTGACGGCATGACTGTTGGCCGTGACCAGGTCGAACGACTGATGAAGATCACCGGAATCAAAGGCGTGTCACGAGGGATGCACCGCAAGAAGACCACCGTGGCCACCCCGGCCCACCGCCGGCACCCGGACCTGATCAACCGGCGGTGGGCGTATCCGTCGCACCCGGATCAGTGGTGGATCGCGGACTTCACCTACGTCTGGACCCGGGAGGGCTTCTGCTACGTCGCCTTCATTGTCGACGCCTATTCGCGAATGATCCTCGGCTGGGTGGTCACCACGGTCATGGACACCCGGATGGTGCTCATGGCCCTGGAGCACGCCCTGTTTTCCCGTCGGCGCACGAGGATGGACTTCACCGCCACCGGCATCGTCCACCACTCGGACGCGGGAGCCCAGTACACCTCTATGGCGTTTACCGATGCCCTTGTCGAGGCCGGGTTGCAGGGCTCGATCGGCTCGGCCGGTGACGCCTTGGACAACGCGATGATGGAATCAACGATCGGGCTCTACAAGACCGAACTGATCGGCTTCGATCCACGTCGTACGTGGAGGGATGCCCAGGAGGTAGAAACGGAAACGGCCTCGTGGGTCTACTGGTACAATCACCAACGTCTGCACTCGTCGATCGGTGACGTTCCCCCGATCGAATACGAGCAGGACTACGAGGAATTCAACACCACCAGAAGAGCCCAGTAA